Part of the Vanessa atalanta chromosome 1, ilVanAtal1.2, whole genome shotgun sequence genome is shown below.
TCATAATGTCACACTTGATATCGATATGTAAGATAGGTACATATAAGATCGATTAAAATCTTcctttataagatatatatccATTAAGGAAtcaaattacgaataaaattttagatacatgtttttatttatgtttgttttaggaaaaaatattatcataggcATCCTAATAGTAAGTACAATACTCTCCGTGTTGTACGGTCCGagtaaagttatttaatgtaGTATATTCATAAGGTGCTCATGgaacttaatttgttttattgatttaaaaatccGATCGAAATACATGTtcaatttatttggaaaataaaattagatgacATTTGTAGAGCCCTAGATCCCGGAGATGATATATcgcttttttttgtttcatggACAGAACAGAAATAGTAAGTACCTTTTACTTTTTGAATTACCTCATACTGTGGCTTTTTATCACTGGTGTGAGTTAATATGGTCTGGCTAATCGCGAGTTGTATTGCCAATAGCCCGCTACGTAAATGTGGATTGCTTGAAGAATACTCCGGTCTCGTCACATATCGGGCGCGTTCGGTGCTACGTATGCTGAATTTCCACATATTATTATCCTACGGGAACAATCGTCAATCACCAAGCTTACTTatactaactatatatatatatatatatatatatatatattatattaactaataagtaaaataaacaagtaaaagtaaagtagcaGCTTGTTGCAAAGGTCtcgattttatattaagtatttttaagattCCCTCTTGAGGCTCCCTCTTGCAAGTATCTTTATGGGGTTTTTCTTCGATGTAAACTAAAGGTATAATTATACGCAAATATTATGCACATGTAAGACTCAGTTGTACTGGCTTAGATTAGATTTCTAGTCTATATTTGAAATCCTTGTGTTATATTTACCAGACCATTAAAGCGTTTTAATTTACTACTATTATTAAGTTCACATTAcctaaatatcttaaatattacgaATTCTTAGGTTATAAGGACAAgggtatttttaaagatttcgaAAACATATGCTAGGTTCTACAAGCTAGTTCTGTTTTATCGTGAGTCATATCAATATATGCAAGGCAAACGTCACATCTTATGTCATAACTACTCACAAAAAtccatattcaaattatttatatttgttgtagATTTTCCATTGATGcttaaataaggaaaatataattcataaacatCGACATTGTCAATGTCAACGGGGCAGTTAACAGAGGCGATGACACAAACAATATTCGGAAGAACTAtttgccctcttggcacaaataaaagccaaataaaaaaaaggaactaTTTACAGTACCtttctacatttataaaattctacTCAACAGCTGGACTTTAACATTCTCTGcttgtttttaatatctattatgTCGATCTTTcacaatattaaatacgatTTGAAATTGAAATCTATCGTCTAATATTAATGTAGAATCTCAGTTTTtcttcatacaaataaattgaatatagtaTAGTACCGTTGGTTTCCAGATTATCCAAATAACCGGATCAGTGATTGGGGTTCCCTGAGAACGATTATACAATATGTTGTTAAGATGGTCCTCAGTCGGAGCGCTTATTATATCTGCAAACATTTTAGAAAATCAAACATGGACCGACGTATTTGATTACGAATTggacaatgaaatataaaaccttaGTATATTTAGCAGGAGTATGTGAAGGTTTTTACTTAATCTTTTTTTCGGAATAAATCAAAtgaggtaaaaataataaaaaaacataaataaaatagacttttttctatgaaatatttcttaccaACTCCTAAACTCTCCGCGGCTTGAATCATAATTTTGTCAAATGGCGCATTGTCGGGTGCATATCCTAGCAGGGTCTTCTTATTGAGGGACGCTAAGATATCAGATGATGTGAGTGGCGCCGTAGGAACCGCTTGCAATGGAGTAAGGAATACCGGTTTTGCGATGAATATCGCTATGAGAAATAAAACAGCTGAGAATAGCGCTTCTGCGAGTAAAATACGCCATCTGCGCctgcaatatatatgtatacgtatgTGATGTATTGGTTTCATCTAATTTACGAGACAGAATTTCAAACTGTACTTACTGTCTTTGAAGATAAGACTTCCAAATAAGAATACTGACTTGCCGTTGAAATTTACTAAGGACGGGAGTTTTAATGAGTTCCGCtgtcattatatttatctttttgagATGAACTCGTACATACGTCCGTGCTAGTTATGAACAAAACacagacaaatatttatttagcataTTTTGCTTTAcaagtaacatttattattattttaatatgacttttcttttttgaagtttttttttatacataatacatataagtTTTACATACGTAAGCACAATTGCTATAGTTTTTTtcgatttcaaataaaaccttttttgtatattataataataattttattttaaataaacaaattttaatatataaatttaaatatctatgtaaGTCAGTCTTGGTATCAGACAAGGATAACTGTTATGTTCTTTgtgaagaattaaattattacagatattttaaaacaagctcGAATcagtataagaaaataatattatattttttaattatcatctaTGTTTGTGACTAACGGCTTAAGATCCAATATATACTATATGCGAACCCCCAATATATACGGACGAGCAAATTGACCACCTGATAATAAGGACTCACCACCATCCCTAGGACATTGACGTTGtcagatatattaaccattccttacatcggcatTGCAACGCCAACTTTCATAACTAagatatgatataatatgacCATTGTACCGGTAGTTAAGCTGACTCACTCCCCTTCGAACCGaaacacaaattttaaattaccaccaaacagcaatgtttggtggcagaatctgtgatgagtgggcggtatcTACCCAAACGGCGAACATCATCTCTTACAGACAATCTTTGGTGGAAAAaagttgttaaattaataatatatacttattcctCTAAATTTTTAGAGGTTCATAATGTCTTTATAATAGGtaatttaccaaaaataaatttcgcTACAATTGAATCGAACGAAAACAAACAGCCAGACCTGAGAAAAATCAGCGAAAGTAACTCAGCGGAATGTTTGTTTTTGTCTCGtcgtattgttttttaatgtatctaAGACACAATTTTTTCTGTAAATTTGTTgtcataatttttaacaatccCACTTTTTTGCTTATTGTAATGCATTTACATTGTACTAAAAACAATGTAACTGATTGTATATAGAAgtccaatatttgtttattattactgtttttaaaaatttaataaaattatttgtttcataattatttaaatttataaaacgcaAATTACGTCCGCTGGGAGATTCAATCAAGTAATCTTTTCCTGAAAGTTAACAAAATCAAATCCGATTAATACAGTACTATTTGTCATTACTTGTATACTCGTATTAAAGTTTAATGACATGATTTGTTTACAGAACTAATACTCGCGAACACGCTAAGTGAGTGTTGTCGATCATATAAAATAGAGTCCAATGTTTGGTATGGTCACAGTTTTCATTTATCAAGAGCTCAAAAATGGCacggtttaatttaattttcgccTTAGTTATCGTGGTGTTTTTAACAATTGCTGAAGCaggtttgtgtttatttaatgtattttagtcaaattatttttatattaatctgaAAAATAAAAGCATAGGTTTCGATTTTACTGAGATACCCAATTTTTTCGTCCTTAATATCATTGCTTTTTAATGGATATTCTTTTCtgctgtaaaaataataattctcttattttaataattattaattcattgattatttttttaataaaacaaaaaggaaTTAGAACTAGTAAAAGTAATAGTAATAGTGAAATTAGAATTAGTAATTTGCTTAGACCATTCTcaattcaatgaaaattaaaattttcaggaTTACGAGAACGTCGTTCGCCTCAATTCAGTCAAGCAAGTGCCAGTGCAGCATCGTTTGGAGGTAACAGGTATCCACCGAGACCTGGATTTGGGGGTCCTGTATCAGGATTTGGGCGCCCTGGACCAGGTTTTGGCATTGGAAGACCAGGTGGCAACTTTGGAGGTCCCGGATTTGGACATGGTCCCCAGAGAGGATTTGGACAAAATGTACCCGGAAGGCAGGGTGTCAATATTAACATTGCTAAGAGTGTAAGCATCAGTACTGGTGGTCGTGGTACGGCGTTGTCTCAAGCAAGTTCGAGTTCAAGAGGCtagtgatattatattaagacaATTATGCGACATTTCTCTGTTAGGATATTTGTAagatttcgattaaaatatttttcaagaatatatttgatttcaatttacAGCTTAACTTATCCACttgaaatgtttaattgtattcaattaatttattattattgtttcatgaatatattttgacaaacaatattttacacaaacattcatttattctccaaataaataaatttggagaataaatgaatgaatatgttattattaatttaaaaaaaaacatataattgtaGTTTTCTATTAATTCAATGGAAGACACGAGACTGAattcaaaataagtttttttggttaattataattaaatataaataaaatgataaatgacTCAAGCAGACGCATAGATACTTTTGAAGtttagaaatgttttaattaagttgGTATAAGTACTTACAAAATGTCACAGGCAACTAGCTTAATTAGCCATCCAATTGAACGCCCAGCCATTTTACTAAACGGTGCTGTTCAACCAGCAGCCTGAATGACAGTCAGCCaattcatatatattgtattatgattGACAAAAGAGTATCTGGGGCTAAAATGCTGGCTACACTGGAGCCTCTACAACATAAATTTCTAAGAAATAACATCACAATTCGACGTGTAAACAcacatattgatatatttgtattttactatattctaatgaataataaaaaatgttttattttatttgcaaaataattaggctattttttatttcccttAAACCTCAAAATCCGCCTCTGATATTATACGtgtagtgtacacagatctgtaataacataattaatattatatttatatttcatatgaatatatattatatgtgtatgtttatgtatctgtcatctcgagtgacacacatcgcgtaaagcgcgggaaaatgagatatataaaatttggcgcgcggtgaagacggtgtgtgtgcacagcgagctgatattaaaatataatatctttttaatGTTACTTGTAAATCGATcttacatgtgaacattacaaTACGTATTGACGTTAAATATACATCATTATTTTGATAGATTCAGATAACTAAAGATGTGAGTGGATGAAGATATAGTTAAGGAATAATATTATCTCATAAGGAGGGTATtatgacatataatatatcaccTACATCCactcatataatatatcaccTTTATTCACTcatgtatcttattatataaaaatgaaaagtaaaGTTATTTAACACCATGTTTCCGGCTACGCAAAACCAAACATTTTTCTTACATTGGGTAATCATTTCTTATTGAATattctttacaatatttattatttaacctatacttatatatttatttttaaaaataaataaataaaaaaaatcttttatttttaaatccttgtactaaaactaatgaaatttatcATAGTTGAATGCATTGTTCTAAAAGTGTATGCAAAACTTCTGCTCAATTATTTGGATTAAAAgagcttattatttaattgctaGATATGCCCCACAATAGTGAGCATTAACAGGTAGAACTaaagaacatttaaaatgtgtttGCATGACACGTAATTGCTTTAAATCTGATAACATGTCTGGATTTTTTCcagttttattcaaaaattatatatggtaTAATGGtatatggtaaatatcccgctttaaatactgttagtaataaaaattaccatgttaatttaaaatttaacatgtaaataggtatttttttcattttgttgtaaaaagtacgaacataataattaaaattaacacaaatttcttcaaatcacaaatgtcttgttcacgagactctccAGTCTCCTGAACAAgatattcgtagataatgtcgaaatatcgagctccaacaaataaaaataaaaaacatggtaaatatttacatgttatTACAGTGAAACAAACTTTTTAAGtacgaaaaagttttttttttgaatttacatATCAAATTAGGCCGCAAGTCCCAAGtcgtatttcaataaattcacTTGAAAgtactaattataattgtatttagtcAATGATAAATGAAGCTGTTTATTTTTCTAACCCAAATGCAAAATTTATCATCTctcattttttaatgataatcacgtttgtttatacaaaaagttaaattagagtgtccttaatttcaaatttatagtttttacttaatgcatataaaaacatattgtacagtacttataataattttcacccACAATGGTCGGAATTGATATTCAATTGAAAAAGTTTCTTACTACGATTTACGCGGTcagaatttgtaatattttttctacttttCATCCgtatataacttaattaaaataactattagttaaataaatgtgGTATATGTcagaggagcaggatgccgatgGGATTGATCTGatatttggaagactatgtgggcatGAAAtagagatattcacaaaataaaagtatttaatatcgtctaatcactatattaattgattcaataatcgtacaccacaaaaatatcaaaggattacaataattaatcttgattaagagcaaatgggtttgcaagcaaccatcgcattcgagtcgctTGTAAAACCATAAcggctcgcgttgccatgacacttacaactccattcggggtgacccgctcttaaaagtaaatcagccatcaaacattattgccaactattcgattgattaattatccaaatcaacaaccaaagtaaccgcgtcaggttatatatatttaataataaaaattgtattgtcatagctaaataaatatctcggctttttaataacatacaaaatcCTTTTTTAGTGTACGTGTATATCAAAAACTAGCGTCTGATTCGATTAGCGTCTAATATCGATGATTGCATAAACAATAGGATAAAATAGATATAGCGTGATGCAATGCTGGAAAGTAcccaattcatttttaaattaatcaaattattataaagtgacttagtttgaaatacaaatatatcgTGAATTTCGCAAATTGAATGTTATATTTGTTCGTGTTATTATCGTTTTGCTAGCGAAGATCACATCAGAACACTATTCttagaaatgttttattatcgCACTTCAATATGACTATATAATGACAAGAATGTtcaatttttaatcataacaaGTACTTGCGACTTCGACATGGCCAAGTTGATTTTGATATCGGGATTTTGTTTGCTTGCAGTCGCCACGCAGGCTGCTACTTATAGAGGTATAAAAtcgctttaatttaaaaaataataagcttaGTAATCAATACGTTTTTATATTGAGcaacatatatttaacaaatttaatttgcaattattTCAGACGCACATTTACCACATAGAGTGGTGAGGTCGCCGCACTATGGAGTACACTTCCACGATAATCAACCACTGTACCCACCACCACCTTTTCCTCCTCAACCACCACCACCGCCTTTTATTTACCGAACACACAATTGGAGTGGTGTAGGTCGTAACATTGGTGGTGCTGGTGGAGGTGTCTTTAGTGGCGCTGCCGCGTCTGCTCAAAGTGAAATCCCTGCTGCGAACGCAGCATTTTCCTTGGCTGAAGCTGGTGCGGTCCAAGGTCAATTTGAAGCACAATCCGCTGAATCTGATGACAATTCCGGTTCAAATGGCTTCAAAAACTCCGGTCACTATAATTCTAATTCAGAATCAAGTTCTCATAAATTTGGAAGTAATTCAGAAGATTATTCAAAGAACAAATCAGGCCATAGTGACAATGGGGGGTACTCAGGACTGAATAGTCATATAACTCGAGATGAATCATCAGGCTTTTTTggtcaatcaaaacaaaatactgcATCAAACGGTCAAGAATTGAACAGAGGTTATGGCCAATCGTCAAGTTTTAATTCAGACTACACTGGAAGTTCTGGAGGTTACGGAGGTggatataataaaaacgttaaaGAGTCTCGTACTCGATCGGAGTACGTTCAAAATGGCGAGGGAAATCAATTTGGATCTCAACAAAGTGGTGTTAATAGAAACCAAAGAAACTTTGACGAAGGAAGGCAATCTCATTCTGGTGGATTAAGTGGTTCACAAGCTCAAACATTATCGACTGGTAATAATAATGGTCAATATGCTTCTACTCAAGGATCGGCACAAAGCGAATCAAATGGTTTTAGATATGGAAACGACAATAGGCGTTCCGAAGTTCGTGGTTATGAAAATCAGGCTGATGGAAGTGAAACCTTCAAAGGCCAACAGTTGAAAACCACATTAGGATCAGAACACTCAACTGGATATAGTAGCTCACAAGCTCAATCTTCATCTTCTGATAAAAATGGTCAATATGCTACTTCTCAAGGATCAGCGCAAAGTGGAGCTAAAGGTTATGGATATGGAAATAACAATAGGCGTTCAGAAGTTCGTGGATATGAAAATCAGGCTTATGGAAGTGGTTCCTATAAAGCACAACAGTTAAAATCCACAGAAGAATCAGCTGGATATGGCGCTACTGTGGATGGTCAAATGGCTCTGTCTGGTAGTAATATTGGAGCAGGGTACGGGCAACATCAAACAGCTCTTCATGGAGCTCTCGAGCTGGCATCTCAAGGATTACAAACTGCTAAGAATTCTGAATGCAGTACGTGCCAGAAAAGTACTTACGCTCTGAGTAATGCCAAGAGTCACAGTGGTTCAGCAATCGCGCTTTCTATTGGAggttaattcaattattaaaaatatgtaaacttcattttataaatgtaaagaaatgTAACAAGTCTATACATAAAGTCAATTAATGTAAgtgtgaataaaacaaaaagcgcTTGAAtctttttttgttaagtaattaaaaaaataatttgctgtTTGTTCATATTAATGTTTCATTACTTAAAAATTGAGTTTAAAGAGCATATACGAATTccttataaaacctttttttatagtatttatataaattacctcGTTTGTCTAGCGGCTTAGCGCTTTAGCGGCCATATAGGGCTATAAATGCCTAGTTTTAGCCATCAATCGGGCTATTAAAACTATTGGGTTTCACAAAAAACAAGtttgttaagaaattatttgtaGTACATATATCGTCCGTGAAAAGATAAAACATGTACAAttatatgtcattttttttgcAAGAAATTTAAAAGTACCTCTATTGTTAGAactaatttaatagttatttgtgCCTCAGTAAGTGTCAGACTATTTAACTTTTCCCTTAACAGcttccaaataaaataacattataagaaagttatatattttagtataaagttaaagaaataagaacgattaaaatatatgaatttattttgcatGAAATTCTTTTAATGTTCCacgttgtaaataatataattctttgaaaaaaaaatgttgttgttaatgcactttattgtacaccacaaaaatAATCTACGGAAATCTTAGgactaaaaaagaaataaaactaaaaataatgtgtTGTACCACGGGAGACTTacggctaattagccatctcttccagacaacccaatctgaaagtcatttttaaaaacgtaatcTGGGTAGGCGGTGTTGCCATAAACTTACAATCGAATATTTTCACACTAGTACTCatacttaatacatttataactacTAACTGCTACTCGCAGTTTTGCTCGCGtggaatatgaatatatttacaaattaacttacattattacataatgTAAGTACTCATTGTATACCACATTAGTTTGTATTTCaacccttagggtagaatatccagaaacgcttaaatacgtatctactcatttttaatcagtagcccaaacgTAAAGTTTCattcaatttcaaaaatgacggacttccaaaCTAACCTGTATACAGAATGTCAACCCAATTTCcctccttaggcgtaaaatatccagaaacgcttaaatacgtatcaattcattttaatcggtaatatatataaacataactttTACATTCACATTTTACGGTTACATTTAGaagatttacaattaaaacCTTTGTTTGGCAGTGTTTGTTGTAGACAATACAAGCATTTTACTAAATTCCAATCATGATTAAGACTCTAGATATGCTTTACGTCTTTTAATTAGTAAGTAATGTCACA
Proteins encoded:
- the LOC125064758 gene encoding stress protein DDR48-like isoform X2; this translates as MAKLILISGFCLLAVATQAATYRDAHLPHRVVRSPHYGVHFHDNQPLYPPPPFPPQPPPPPFIYRTHNWSGVGRNIGGAGGGVFSGAAASAQSEIPAANAAFSLAEAGAVQGQFEAQSAESDDNSGSNGFKNSGHYNSNSESSSHKFGSNSEDYSKNKSGHSDNGGYSGLNSHITRDESSGFFGQSKQNTASNGQELNRGYGQSSSFNSDYTGSSGGYGGGYNKNVKESRTRSEYVQNGEGNQFGSQQSGVNRNQRNFDEGRQSHSGGLSGSQAQSSSSDKNGQYATSQGSAQSGAKGYGYGNNNRRSEVRGYENQAYGSGSYKAQQLKSTEESAGYGATVDGQMALSGSNIGAGYGQHQTALHGALELASQGLQTAKNSECSTCQKSTYALSNAKSHSGSAIALSIGG
- the LOC125066137 gene encoding 34 kDa spicule matrix protein-like, yielding MARFNLIFALVIVVFLTIAEAGLRERRSPQFSQASASAASFGGNRYPPRPGFGGPVSGFGRPGPGFGIGRPGGNFGGPGFGHGPQRGFGQNVPGRQGVNINIAKSVSISTGGRGTALSQASSSSRG
- the LOC125064758 gene encoding stress protein DDR48-like isoform X1; translated protein: MAKLILISGFCLLAVATQAATYRDAHLPHRVVRSPHYGVHFHDNQPLYPPPPFPPQPPPPPFIYRTHNWSGVGRNIGGAGGGVFSGAAASAQSEIPAANAAFSLAEAGAVQGQFEAQSAESDDNSGSNGFKNSGHYNSNSESSSHKFGSNSEDYSKNKSGHSDNGGYSGLNSHITRDESSGFFGQSKQNTASNGQELNRGYGQSSSFNSDYTGSSGGYGGGYNKNVKESRTRSEYVQNGEGNQFGSQQSGVNRNQRNFDEGRQSHSGGLSGSQAQTLSTGNNNGQYASTQGSAQSESNGFRYGNDNRRSEVRGYENQADGSETFKGQQLKTTLGSEHSTGYSSSQAQSSSSDKNGQYATSQGSAQSGAKGYGYGNNNRRSEVRGYENQAYGSGSYKAQQLKSTEESAGYGATVDGQMALSGSNIGAGYGQHQTALHGALELASQGLQTAKNSECSTCQKSTYALSNAKSHSGSAIALSIGG